From a region of the Rathayibacter sp. VKM Ac-2804 genome:
- a CDS encoding acyl-CoA carboxylase subunit epsilon, translated as MSAADSAPSVVTSPAVVIGTPGLDAREIAAVTAVVTALAAQSHPVAEVPVMPSGGWSDRAAAVRAPLQPAPGAWRSFSG; from the coding sequence ATGAGCGCAGCCGACTCCGCCCCCTCCGTCGTCACCTCGCCCGCCGTCGTCATCGGCACCCCGGGACTCGACGCGCGCGAGATCGCCGCGGTGACCGCGGTCGTGACCGCCCTCGCCGCGCAGTCGCATCCCGTCGCCGAGGTGCCGGTGATGCCCAGCGGCGGCTGGAGCGACCGCGCCGCGGCCGTCCGTGCGCCCCTGCAGCCGGCGCCCGGGGCCTGGCGCTCGTTCTCCGGCTGA
- a CDS encoding ATP-binding protein, which produces MPAAEIVPARAPANRERIDRIISTVVSFFGFGFALQTVPPILGQLPVLRPEVAWPVLAVVFGALGASVVTAVLRRGTQVSGAVVAASLLLALLTWPLTIRTGAAPEETPWIWYLLTIGTAFCTIVAPLRLAIAYAAVTTLLFGVLRVLPSGGGASPTRAALDAVYVGIVGFVMLVLITVLRQSADRVDRAQRTAMEQYEGAMRQHAGEVERVEVDALVHDNVLATLLAAATAESGAERALVSSMARKTLSVLLPDEESDLDAGEVPLELLERQLSHAASTFVADFEVVVDEAADPRTTTMPRPVAEAVLGAVWQALTNSVQHAGPSDAVRRSVHGRLSACSVEVVVEDDGRGFLLADVPRERLGIRLSILDRVHQVQGSAQVHTVPGEGTRVVVVWPAPRGAS; this is translated from the coding sequence ATGCCGGCCGCTGAGATCGTCCCGGCCCGCGCCCCCGCGAACCGCGAGCGCATCGACCGGATCATCAGCACGGTCGTCTCCTTCTTCGGCTTCGGCTTCGCACTGCAGACCGTCCCGCCGATCCTCGGCCAGCTGCCGGTCCTGCGGCCCGAGGTCGCGTGGCCCGTGCTGGCCGTCGTCTTCGGAGCACTCGGGGCCTCGGTGGTCACGGCGGTGCTCCGCCGCGGCACGCAGGTCAGCGGGGCCGTCGTGGCCGCGTCGCTCCTGCTCGCGCTGCTCACCTGGCCGCTGACGATCCGCACCGGCGCCGCCCCCGAGGAGACGCCGTGGATCTGGTACCTGCTGACCATCGGCACGGCCTTCTGCACGATCGTCGCGCCGCTGCGGCTCGCCATCGCCTACGCCGCTGTCACCACCCTCCTGTTCGGCGTCCTCCGCGTGCTGCCCTCGGGCGGCGGCGCCTCGCCGACCCGCGCGGCCCTCGACGCCGTCTACGTGGGCATCGTCGGCTTCGTGATGCTGGTGCTGATCACCGTGCTCCGGCAGTCGGCGGACCGGGTGGACCGCGCGCAGCGCACGGCGATGGAGCAGTACGAGGGGGCGATGCGCCAGCACGCCGGCGAGGTCGAGCGCGTCGAGGTGGACGCCCTCGTGCACGACAACGTCCTGGCGACCCTGCTGGCCGCGGCGACGGCCGAGTCCGGCGCCGAGCGCGCGCTGGTGTCCTCGATGGCGCGGAAGACGCTCTCGGTGCTGCTCCCGGACGAGGAGTCCGACCTCGACGCGGGCGAGGTGCCGCTGGAGCTGCTCGAGCGCCAGCTGTCGCACGCGGCCTCGACGTTCGTCGCGGACTTCGAGGTGGTCGTCGACGAGGCGGCGGATCCGCGGACCACCACGATGCCGCGGCCGGTCGCCGAAGCGGTCCTCGGCGCGGTCTGGCAGGCCCTGACCAACAGCGTCCAGCACGCCGGGCCGAGCGACGCCGTCCGCCGGTCCGTCCACGGTCGCCTCTCCGCCTGCTCCGTCGAGGTGGTCGTCGAGGACGACGGCCGCGGCTTCCTCCTCGCCGACGTCCCGCGCGAGCGGCTCGGCATCCGGCTCTCGATCCTCGACCGCGTGCACCAGGTCCAGGGCTCGGCGCAGGTCCACACGGTCCCGGGCGAGGGCACCCGGGTCGTCGTCGTCTGGCCGGCCCCGCGGGGCGCCTCGTGA
- a CDS encoding NAD(P)H-quinone dehydrogenase: MPYEFERTQRIAVLGGGPGGYEAALAGAQLGAEVTLVERVGVGGSAVITDVVPSKSLIATAEATNAIGEAADLGVQFFTRHEQTNKPVRPEVAVNLATVNKRLLGLARQQSEDMRANLVHHGVRIVQGDGRLDGSNALIVATAPGDEGMDFDRIEADTIVVSVGASPRVLPSAAPDGERIMSWTQLYNLKTVPEHLIVVGSGVTGAEFASAYRALGAKVTLISSRDQVLPGEDADAAAVIENVFKRNGMVVLSKSRADRVERTETGVRAVLSDGRVVEGSHCLMAVGSIPNTAGIGLEEAGVQLTESGHIRVNRVARTSVPSIYAAGDCTTFLPLASVAAMQGRTGVFHAMGDAVNPTEVRNVAANIFTQPEIATVGWSQKEIEEGLAQGEIYKLPLAANPRAKMMGIRDGFVKVFARTGSGTVIGGVIVAPKASELIFPLALAVEHRLTVDQVARAFTVYPSLTGSISEAARAMHIVG, from the coding sequence ATGCCTTACGAGTTCGAGCGCACGCAGCGGATCGCCGTCCTCGGAGGGGGACCGGGCGGCTACGAGGCCGCCCTCGCCGGAGCCCAGCTGGGCGCCGAGGTCACCCTCGTCGAGCGGGTCGGCGTCGGCGGCTCGGCCGTCATCACCGATGTCGTGCCGTCGAAGTCGCTGATCGCGACCGCCGAGGCCACCAACGCCATCGGCGAGGCCGCCGACCTGGGCGTGCAGTTCTTCACCCGCCACGAGCAGACCAACAAGCCGGTCCGGCCCGAGGTCGCGGTCAACCTCGCCACCGTGAACAAGCGCCTCCTCGGACTCGCCCGCCAGCAGTCGGAGGACATGCGCGCGAACCTCGTGCACCACGGCGTGCGCATCGTGCAGGGCGACGGACGCCTCGACGGCTCGAACGCGCTGATCGTCGCGACCGCCCCGGGCGACGAGGGCATGGACTTCGACCGGATCGAGGCCGACACCATCGTCGTGTCCGTCGGCGCCAGCCCCCGCGTCCTGCCGTCCGCCGCGCCCGACGGCGAGCGGATCATGAGCTGGACGCAGCTCTACAACCTCAAGACCGTGCCCGAGCACCTGATCGTGGTCGGCTCCGGCGTCACCGGCGCGGAGTTCGCCTCCGCCTACCGCGCCCTCGGCGCCAAGGTCACGCTGATCTCCTCCCGCGACCAGGTCCTCCCCGGCGAGGACGCCGACGCCGCCGCCGTGATCGAGAACGTCTTCAAGCGAAACGGCATGGTCGTGCTGTCGAAGTCGCGCGCCGACCGCGTCGAGCGCACCGAGACCGGCGTCCGCGCCGTCCTCTCCGACGGCCGCGTCGTCGAGGGCTCGCACTGCCTGATGGCCGTCGGCTCGATCCCCAACACGGCCGGCATCGGCCTCGAGGAGGCGGGCGTGCAGCTCACCGAGTCGGGGCACATCCGCGTCAACCGCGTCGCCCGCACCAGCGTCCCCTCGATCTACGCGGCCGGCGACTGCACCACCTTCCTGCCGCTCGCCTCCGTCGCCGCCATGCAGGGCCGCACCGGCGTCTTCCACGCCATGGGCGACGCGGTGAACCCCACCGAGGTCCGCAACGTCGCCGCCAACATCTTCACCCAGCCCGAGATCGCGACCGTCGGCTGGAGCCAGAAGGAGATCGAGGAGGGTCTCGCGCAGGGCGAGATCTACAAGCTCCCCCTCGCTGCCAACCCGCGCGCCAAGATGATGGGCATCCGCGACGGCTTCGTGAAGGTCTTCGCCCGCACCGGCTCCGGCACCGTCATCGGCGGCGTCATCGTCGCCCCCAAGGCCAGCGAGCTGATCTTCCCGCTCGCCCTCGCCGTCGAGCACCGCCTCACCGTCGACCAGGTCGCCCGCGCCTTCACCGTCTACCCCAGCCTCACCGGCTCCATCTCGGAGGCGGCGCGCGCCATGCACATCGTCGGCTGA
- a CDS encoding Maf family nucleotide pyrophosphatase codes for MRLYLASTSPARLALLRATGIEPVVVPSSVDEPAAVARAEQERGAALDADATVALLARAKATAVLGPDVDGLVLGGDSAFVLDGVVHGKPHEPERARARWRAQRGRTGRLHSGHWLIDHRGGRIVAETGVVTSAAVSFAADIDDDEIDAYVATGEPLEVAGAFTIDGRGAGFITAIEGDPSTVIGMSVPALRSLVRELGVAWPSLWNR; via the coding sequence GTGCGCCTCTACCTCGCCTCCACCTCCCCCGCCCGCCTCGCGCTGCTGCGGGCCACCGGGATCGAGCCCGTCGTCGTCCCCTCCTCCGTCGACGAGCCCGCCGCCGTCGCCCGGGCCGAGCAGGAGCGCGGAGCGGCGCTGGACGCCGACGCGACCGTGGCGCTGCTCGCCCGGGCGAAGGCGACGGCCGTCCTCGGGCCGGACGTCGACGGCCTCGTCCTCGGCGGCGACTCCGCCTTCGTGCTCGACGGCGTCGTGCACGGCAAGCCGCACGAGCCCGAGCGGGCCCGCGCGCGCTGGCGGGCGCAGCGCGGCCGCACCGGGCGCCTGCACTCCGGCCACTGGCTGATCGACCACCGCGGCGGGCGGATCGTCGCCGAGACCGGGGTGGTCACCTCCGCCGCCGTCTCCTTCGCCGCCGACATCGACGACGACGAGATCGACGCCTATGTGGCCACCGGCGAGCCGCTCGAGGTGGCGGGCGCGTTCACGATCGACGGGCGGGGCGCCGGCTTCATCACGGCGATCGAGGGCGATCCGTCGACGGTGATCGGGATGTCCGTGCCGGCGCTGCGCTCGCTGGTGCGCGAGCTCGGGGTCGCCTGGCCGTCGCTCTGGAACCGCTGA
- a CDS encoding response regulator transcription factor gives MTAESAAAPKVRVAIVDDHESVRLGVAAAIEAAGMQVVAAAETVRALEQVLDGTEIEVLVLDLSLNDGSSITANVKWGQVHGSAVLVHSIADRVVAVREALAAGAAGVIPKSSPMSTVIAAIRTVARGEVLNNLEWASAIDADDDFARAVLGRRERDVLHLYASGLPLKLVADRLQISVSTAKEYLDRIRDKYVEIGRPAPTKVDLLRRAVEDGILPGIDPDDGDAGR, from the coding sequence ATGACCGCTGAGTCCGCAGCCGCGCCGAAAGTCCGGGTCGCCATCGTCGACGACCACGAGTCCGTCCGACTCGGCGTCGCCGCCGCGATCGAGGCCGCGGGGATGCAGGTGGTCGCCGCGGCCGAGACGGTGCGCGCGCTCGAGCAGGTCCTCGACGGCACCGAGATCGAGGTGCTCGTGCTCGACCTCTCCCTGAACGACGGCTCGAGCATCACCGCGAACGTCAAGTGGGGCCAGGTGCACGGCTCCGCCGTCCTGGTCCACAGCATCGCCGACCGCGTCGTGGCCGTGCGCGAGGCGCTCGCCGCCGGAGCGGCCGGCGTCATCCCCAAGTCCTCGCCGATGTCGACCGTGATCGCCGCCATCCGCACCGTCGCCCGCGGCGAGGTGCTGAACAATCTGGAGTGGGCCTCGGCGATCGACGCCGACGACGACTTCGCCCGGGCGGTGCTCGGCCGGCGCGAGCGCGACGTCCTGCACCTCTACGCCTCCGGTCTGCCGCTCAAGCTGGTCGCCGACCGCCTGCAGATCTCGGTCTCGACGGCCAAGGAGTACCTCGACCGGATCCGCGACAAGTACGTCGAGATCGGGCGGCCGGCGCCGACGAAGGTCGACCTGCTGCGGCGCGCCGTCGAGGACGGCATCCTCCCGGGCATCGATCCGGACGACGGCGATGCCGGCCGCTGA
- a CDS encoding TRAM domain-containing protein, whose protein sequence is MAQTPPRASDPAAESGGALGTEIELDISNVAHGGVFVARHEGRVVFVPDVLPGERVRVRISEVRHDSFWRGEALEVLQASPHRVEHVWAQAGIDRRPEERVGGAEFGHAALAYQRELKRDVLVDSFSRFARREVDVVVAPVAGDDESGGLGWRTRNRLHVDDSGRVGPYAARSHHVVDVEGLPLATAASSAAAPLDQRLAPGSVVDLVDAAGSDGAAVLVHDPSDKRAKRDRTVVSEFVADRTFRVDRSGFWQVHRGAAATLFDAVQTAVDPSLADVRAANHDLYGGVGLLAAALADHLGAGVRVTSVESDSRATEHALENLADQVGARAVTARVDRYLRDALAQADARERERWRAATVVLDPPRAGAGRSVTDALVELAPAQLVYVACDPVALARDVGALTAGGYELERLDGFDLFPHTSHVEAVARLVRRDT, encoded by the coding sequence ATGGCACAGACCCCGCCCCGCGCATCCGACCCGGCCGCGGAGTCCGGCGGAGCACTCGGGACCGAGATCGAGCTCGACATTAGCAACGTGGCCCACGGCGGCGTCTTCGTCGCCCGGCACGAGGGCCGCGTCGTCTTCGTCCCGGACGTCCTCCCCGGCGAGCGGGTCCGCGTGCGGATCAGCGAGGTCCGCCACGACAGCTTCTGGCGGGGCGAGGCGCTCGAGGTCCTCCAGGCCTCGCCGCACCGCGTCGAGCACGTCTGGGCGCAGGCCGGCATCGACCGGCGGCCCGAGGAGCGCGTCGGCGGCGCCGAGTTCGGTCACGCCGCGCTCGCCTACCAGCGCGAGCTCAAGCGCGACGTGCTCGTCGACTCCTTCTCCCGCTTCGCCCGCCGCGAGGTCGACGTCGTCGTCGCGCCGGTCGCGGGCGACGACGAGTCCGGCGGCCTCGGCTGGCGCACGCGCAACCGCCTGCACGTGGACGACTCCGGCCGCGTCGGGCCGTACGCCGCGCGCAGTCACCACGTCGTCGACGTGGAGGGACTGCCGCTCGCGACCGCCGCCTCCTCGGCCGCGGCCCCGCTCGACCAGCGGCTGGCCCCGGGTTCCGTCGTCGACCTCGTCGACGCCGCCGGCTCGGACGGCGCGGCCGTGCTCGTGCACGACCCGTCCGACAAGCGCGCGAAGAGGGACCGCACGGTCGTCTCCGAGTTCGTCGCCGACCGCACCTTCCGCGTCGACCGCTCCGGCTTCTGGCAGGTGCACCGCGGAGCCGCCGCGACGCTGTTCGACGCGGTCCAGACCGCCGTCGACCCGTCGCTCGCCGACGTCCGCGCCGCGAACCACGACCTCTACGGCGGAGTGGGGCTGCTCGCCGCCGCGCTGGCCGACCACCTCGGCGCCGGCGTCCGCGTCACCAGCGTCGAGAGCGACTCCCGCGCGACCGAGCACGCCCTGGAGAACCTCGCCGACCAGGTCGGTGCCCGCGCGGTCACCGCCCGGGTCGACCGCTACCTCCGCGACGCGCTCGCCCAGGCCGACGCCCGCGAGCGCGAGCGCTGGCGGGCCGCGACGGTCGTCCTCGACCCGCCCCGCGCGGGAGCGGGCCGCTCGGTCACCGACGCCCTCGTCGAGCTGGCACCTGCGCAGCTGGTCTACGTCGCCTGCGATCCGGTCGCGCTCGCCCGCGACGTCGGCGCCCTCACCGCGGGCGGCTACGAGCTCGAGCGGCTCGACGGCTTCGACCTCTTCCCGCACACCTCGCACGTGGAGGCCGTCGCCCGGCTCGTGCGCCGAGACACCTGA
- a CDS encoding biotin carboxylase N-terminal domain-containing protein: MPGITKVLIANRGEIAVRVVRAARDSGIASVAVYADQDRDAVHSRLADEAYSLGGTTSAETYLVIEKLLSVARRSGADAVHPGYGFLAENADFARAVIDAGLIWIGPSPEAIERLGDKVSARHVAEKVGAPLAPGTLNPVSGAAEVLEFVDQHGLPVAIKAAFGGGGRGLKVARERDEVEEMFASATREAIAAFGRGECFVEKYLDQPRHVETQCLADSSGNVVVVSTRDCSLQRRHQKLVEEAPAPFLTDEQNTELYRASKAILREVGYVGAGTCEFLIGKDGTVSFLEVNTRLQVEHPVSEEVTGIDLVREQFRLAEGGLLDYEDPQPRGHSFEFRINGEDAGRGFLPAPGPVHVFKAPGGPGVRVDSGVVAGDVISGSFDSLLAKLIVTGATRAEALERSRRALAEFEVTGLPTVLPFHRAIVDDPAFAPAGDEPFSIYTRWIETEFDNTIEAWSGEPGAIDGPAARQSVVVEVDGRRVEVTLPGDLVGSGPSRGPAAAAPKRRGSASVSTVTGDSVTAPMQATIVKVAVAEGDTVVTGDLVVVLEAMKMEQPLTAHKDGVVRSLNAEAGTTVSSGHVLLSIES, from the coding sequence ATGCCAGGTATCACGAAGGTGCTCATCGCCAACCGAGGCGAGATCGCCGTCCGCGTCGTCCGGGCCGCCCGTGACAGCGGCATCGCCTCCGTCGCCGTCTACGCCGACCAGGACCGCGACGCCGTGCACAGCCGCCTCGCCGACGAGGCCTACTCCCTCGGCGGGACGACCAGCGCCGAGACCTACCTCGTCATCGAGAAGCTGCTCTCGGTCGCCCGCCGCTCCGGCGCGGACGCCGTGCACCCCGGCTACGGCTTCCTCGCCGAGAACGCCGACTTCGCCCGCGCCGTCATCGACGCCGGGCTGATCTGGATCGGCCCGTCGCCCGAGGCCATCGAGCGCCTCGGCGACAAGGTCTCGGCCCGCCACGTCGCCGAGAAGGTCGGCGCTCCGCTCGCCCCCGGCACCCTCAACCCCGTCTCGGGCGCCGCCGAGGTGCTCGAGTTCGTCGACCAGCACGGACTCCCCGTCGCCATCAAGGCGGCCTTCGGCGGAGGCGGCCGCGGCCTCAAGGTCGCCCGCGAGCGCGACGAGGTCGAGGAGATGTTCGCCTCCGCCACCCGCGAGGCGATCGCCGCCTTCGGCCGCGGCGAGTGCTTCGTCGAGAAGTACCTCGACCAGCCGCGCCACGTCGAGACCCAGTGCCTCGCCGACTCGAGCGGGAACGTCGTCGTCGTCTCCACCCGCGACTGCTCGCTCCAGCGCCGCCACCAGAAGCTGGTCGAGGAGGCGCCCGCGCCCTTCCTCACCGACGAGCAGAACACCGAGCTCTACCGGGCGTCGAAGGCGATCCTCCGCGAGGTCGGCTACGTCGGCGCCGGCACCTGCGAGTTCCTGATCGGCAAGGACGGCACCGTCTCCTTCCTCGAGGTGAACACCCGCCTGCAGGTCGAGCACCCCGTCTCCGAGGAGGTCACCGGCATCGACCTCGTCCGCGAGCAGTTCCGTCTCGCCGAGGGTGGCCTGCTCGACTACGAGGACCCGCAGCCTCGCGGCCACTCCTTCGAGTTCCGCATCAACGGCGAGGACGCCGGCCGCGGCTTCCTGCCCGCCCCCGGCCCCGTGCACGTCTTCAAGGCGCCCGGCGGACCGGGCGTCCGCGTCGACTCCGGCGTCGTCGCCGGCGACGTGATCTCGGGCTCGTTCGACTCCCTGCTGGCGAAGCTGATCGTCACCGGTGCCACTCGCGCCGAGGCGCTCGAGCGCTCGCGCCGCGCCCTCGCCGAGTTCGAGGTCACCGGCCTGCCCACCGTGCTGCCGTTCCACCGCGCCATCGTCGACGACCCGGCGTTCGCGCCCGCCGGCGACGAGCCGTTCTCCATCTACACCCGCTGGATCGAGACCGAGTTCGACAACACCATCGAGGCCTGGAGCGGCGAGCCCGGCGCGATCGACGGCCCGGCCGCGCGCCAGAGCGTCGTGGTCGAGGTCGACGGCCGCCGCGTCGAGGTCACCCTGCCGGGCGACCTCGTCGGCTCCGGCCCCTCCCGCGGTCCCGCCGCCGCCGCCCCCAAGCGCCGCGGCTCCGCCTCCGTCAGCACCGTCACCGGCGACTCCGTCACCGCGCCGATGCAGGCGACGATCGTCAAGGTCGCCGTCGCCGAGGGCGACACCGTCGTCACCGGCGACCTCGTCGTCGTCCTCGAGGCCATGAAGATGGAGCAGCCCCTCACCGCCCACAAGGACGGCGTCGTCCGCTCCCTGAACGCGGAAGCCGGCACCACGGTCTCCTCGGGCCACGTGCTGCTCTCTATCGAGAGCTGA